One Gloeobacter morelensis MG652769 DNA window includes the following coding sequences:
- a CDS encoding heavy metal translocating P-type ATPase, protein MSKSFEVEVRGMTCASCASRLERVLGRLDGVVAASVNLTTERAQVSYVPPAEPGHLRAAIEAAGFKVPAAADTADTAAEASAPDTDARTQQTAALKASVIFSAAFAVPLAVLAMLPMLWPVLETAMMAAAPETVWRWLMLALATPVQFGPGLRFYRSGWASLRHGAPDMNALVMIGTSAAYCYSATAVLFAGWFPAGTGHVYFEASAVVIALILLGRYCESLAKGRASEAMKRLLNLQPPTARVVRGDSEQEVPVAAVAVGDVVAVRPGEKVPVDGEVLSGASYVDESMITGEPLPVAKGKGATVVGGTINQNGAFRFWVSRVGAGTVLAQIMRLVETAQASKPAIQGLADRVVAYFVPVVLVIAALTFVLWVVFGGPTAIGFALVNTVAVLIIACPCAMGLATPTSVMVGTGKAAELGVLFRRGAALEALANVQVVALDKTGTLTRGRPELTDFLVQSGFERQAVLILVAAAESVSEHPLARALSAAVGDVPLPGAEHFAAIPGYGIEAVVQGRQVQVGSERYMRRLGVATDSVTSQATALAAAGRSPIYAALDGQLAAVLAVADPIKPESRAAVEQLHRQGLQVVMVSGDNRRTAEAIARELGIETVIAEVLPEAKAETVRKLQSAGRPVAFVGDGINDAPALAQADVGIAIGTGTDIAIETGEVILLAGDVGGVPNAIALARATLTNIKVNLFWAFAYNILLIPVAAGVLYPALGWLLNPVLAAAAMGFSSLFVVSNALRLRRFRPPLAHHAA, encoded by the coding sequence GTGAGTAAATCTTTTGAAGTCGAAGTGCGCGGAATGACCTGTGCCTCGTGCGCCAGCCGGTTGGAGCGGGTGCTGGGCCGGCTGGACGGGGTGGTGGCCGCGAGCGTCAATCTGACCACCGAACGGGCACAGGTGAGTTACGTGCCGCCCGCCGAGCCGGGGCACTTGCGCGCGGCCATCGAAGCAGCAGGGTTCAAAGTTCCCGCTGCTGCCGATACTGCTGATACTGCCGCAGAAGCCTCCGCCCCCGACACCGACGCGCGCACCCAGCAAACGGCAGCACTGAAGGCATCGGTGATCTTCTCGGCCGCCTTCGCCGTGCCGCTGGCAGTCCTTGCAATGTTGCCGATGCTCTGGCCGGTCCTGGAGACGGCCATGATGGCCGCCGCTCCCGAAACCGTCTGGCGCTGGTTGATGCTCGCACTGGCCACCCCGGTGCAGTTCGGGCCGGGGCTGAGGTTCTACCGCAGCGGCTGGGCGAGCCTCCGCCACGGGGCGCCCGACATGAACGCGCTGGTAATGATCGGCACTTCCGCTGCCTACTGCTACAGTGCTACGGCGGTGCTGTTTGCGGGGTGGTTTCCAGCGGGTACCGGCCACGTCTATTTCGAGGCGAGCGCCGTGGTGATCGCCTTGATTTTGCTGGGCCGCTACTGCGAGTCGCTGGCCAAGGGGCGCGCCTCCGAGGCGATGAAGCGTCTGTTGAACCTGCAGCCGCCCACCGCCCGGGTGGTGCGCGGCGACAGCGAGCAGGAGGTGCCCGTCGCGGCAGTCGCGGTGGGGGATGTGGTCGCCGTGCGGCCCGGTGAAAAGGTGCCGGTCGATGGCGAGGTGCTCTCAGGCGCCAGTTACGTCGATGAGAGCATGATCACCGGCGAGCCGCTGCCGGTGGCCAAGGGCAAAGGGGCGACGGTCGTAGGGGGGACGATCAACCAGAACGGCGCCTTTCGCTTCTGGGTAAGCCGTGTGGGAGCTGGGACCGTACTGGCACAGATTATGCGGCTGGTGGAGACCGCCCAGGCATCCAAACCGGCCATTCAGGGGTTGGCGGATAGAGTCGTGGCCTACTTCGTGCCCGTCGTGCTGGTCATCGCCGCGCTTACCTTCGTGCTCTGGGTGGTCTTCGGCGGCCCTACCGCCATCGGTTTCGCCCTGGTCAACACGGTGGCGGTGCTGATCATCGCCTGCCCCTGCGCTATGGGTCTTGCCACCCCCACCTCGGTGATGGTGGGCACCGGCAAAGCGGCCGAACTGGGGGTGCTCTTCCGGCGGGGTGCGGCCCTGGAGGCGCTCGCAAACGTGCAGGTGGTGGCCCTCGACAAGACCGGCACCCTCACCCGCGGCCGGCCGGAGTTGACCGATTTTCTGGTCCAAAGCGGTTTTGAGCGCCAGGCGGTCTTGATCCTGGTGGCCGCGGCCGAATCGGTGAGCGAACACCCGCTGGCGCGGGCGCTGAGCGCTGCGGTGGGCGACGTTCCTTTGCCCGGGGCGGAGCACTTCGCCGCCATCCCCGGTTACGGCATCGAAGCGGTGGTGCAGGGCCGCCAGGTGCAGGTGGGGTCTGAGCGCTATATGCGTCGCCTCGGCGTTGCCACCGACTCGGTAACTTCCCAGGCTACTGCCCTTGCTGCGGCGGGCAGAAGCCCAATCTACGCTGCCCTGGACGGGCAATTGGCGGCCGTACTCGCCGTGGCCGACCCGATCAAACCTGAAAGCCGCGCCGCTGTCGAGCAATTGCACCGCCAGGGTCTGCAAGTAGTCATGGTGAGCGGCGACAACCGCCGCACCGCCGAGGCGATCGCCCGCGAACTGGGCATCGAAACGGTGATCGCCGAAGTGCTCCCGGAGGCCAAAGCCGAAACGGTGCGCAAGTTGCAAAGCGCCGGCCGGCCGGTGGCGTTCGTGGGAGACGGCATCAACGACGCCCCGGCCCTCGCCCAGGCCGACGTCGGTATCGCGATCGGCACCGGCACCGACATCGCCATCGAGACCGGCGAGGTGATCTTGCTGGCGGGCGATGTGGGCGGTGTGCCCAACGCCATTGCCCTTGCCCG